A genomic stretch from Longimicrobium sp. includes:
- a CDS encoding CidA/LrgA family protein: MRRLVALAGGMGVLLGFWVAGEALVSVARLPMPGGVAGMLLMAAALKAGWLPLVWVRAAAELLVRYMGLLFVPPGVGLMLYFDLIGREWLPITAAAVGSTMLVLLTVGGLMQRMERRG; the protein is encoded by the coding sequence ATGAGGCGGCTCGTGGCACTCGCGGGAGGGATGGGGGTGCTGCTCGGCTTCTGGGTGGCGGGGGAGGCGCTGGTGTCCGTGGCGCGGCTGCCGATGCCGGGGGGCGTGGCGGGGATGCTGCTCATGGCGGCGGCGCTGAAGGCGGGGTGGCTTCCGCTGGTGTGGGTGCGGGCGGCGGCGGAGCTCCTCGTGCGCTACATGGGGCTCCTGTTCGTGCCGCCGGGGGTGGGACTCATGCTGTACTTCGATCTGATCGGGCGCGAGTGGCTTCCGATTACGGCGGCGGCGGTGGGGAGTACGATGCTCGTGCTGCTGACGGTGGGGGGCCTTATGCAGCGGATGGAGCGGCGTGGCTGA
- a CDS encoding LrgB family protein — protein MAEVLSIVATVAVYAAASQLYRRWRMPFFNPVLVSAVVLICALRGMGIDHAHYDRGARILSFFLGPAVVALGVPLFLQGEEIARRGRAILTSILAGSVVGIVSGVCVAAWLGASAEVVRSLAPRSVTTPIAIGIADRIGGIPSLSAALVIGTGVLGAALGPAVLRAAGVRSRTAFGLAMGAAAHGIGTARAAEEGTAEAAGGGLAIGLMGVATAILAPLVVALLARAGVLE, from the coding sequence GTGGCTGAGGTGCTCTCCATCGTCGCCACGGTGGCGGTGTACGCGGCGGCTTCACAGCTCTACCGGCGCTGGCGGATGCCATTCTTCAACCCGGTGCTGGTGTCGGCGGTGGTGCTGATCTGCGCGTTGCGGGGGATGGGGATCGATCACGCGCACTACGACCGCGGCGCGCGGATTCTCAGCTTTTTCCTGGGGCCGGCGGTGGTCGCGCTCGGGGTGCCGTTGTTCCTGCAGGGCGAGGAGATCGCGCGGCGGGGAAGGGCGATCCTGACGTCGATACTCGCGGGGAGCGTGGTGGGGATCGTGTCGGGGGTGTGCGTGGCGGCGTGGCTCGGCGCATCCGCGGAGGTGGTCAGGTCGCTGGCGCCGCGCTCGGTGACGACGCCCATCGCCATCGGCATCGCGGATCGGATCGGGGGGATTCCGTCGCTGAGCGCGGCGCTGGTGATCGGCACGGGGGTGCTGGGCGCGGCGCTGGGGCCGGCGGTGCTGAGGGCGGCCGGCGTGAGGAGCCGCACGGCGTTCGGTCTGGCGATGGGGGCCGCGGCGCACGGCATCGGCACCGCGCGCGCGGCGGAGGAGGGGACTGCGGAGGCGGCGGGCGGCGGGCTCGCCATCGGGCTGATGGGGGTGGCGACGGCGATTCTCGCTCCGCTGGTGGTGGCGCTGCTGGCTAGGGCGGGGGTGCTGGAGTGA